Proteins encoded together in one Desulfallas thermosapovorans DSM 6562 window:
- a CDS encoding glycine betaine uptake BCCT transporter, which produces MHPLVFYLSMVLVFMFVVWGVVLPQNLANTATHLLDFTIAKFGWMYLITVFSFLIFCLYLAFSEFGNIKLGSDYDKPDYSNLTWFAMLFSAGMGIGLVFWGIAEPIYHYIDPPMGIPGQTPEAGATALRYSFFHWGLHPWSIYGIIALTLAYFQFRKKTAGLVSSTFFPLLGERVKGPLGQAIDILAIIATVFGVATSLGLGALQINGGLSHIFGVANNPTTQLMVILIVTVLYMLSANTGLNKGIKILSNLNITVAIGLLLFVLLLGPTTFIFDTFTTTLGSYLQNIIQMSLRLTPFTQGTWIGQWTLFYWAWWIAWAPFVGTFIARISKGRTIREFILGVLIAPSIFSFLWFAAFGGTALNMEMFQNIGIAAAVQADVSSALFITLEHLPLGMIISLLATTLIITFFITSADSATFVLGMLSTDGSLNPTTKVKIIWGILQSSTAMVLLLSGGLEGLQTMAILAALPFSIIMLLMCFSIYKALREEIKPKLRKTSNRQF; this is translated from the coding sequence GTGCATCCTTTGGTCTTTTATTTATCAATGGTTCTTGTATTCATGTTTGTTGTCTGGGGTGTAGTTTTGCCACAAAACCTTGCCAATACAGCCACCCATCTGTTGGACTTTACAATAGCTAAATTTGGCTGGATGTATTTAATTACAGTGTTCAGCTTTTTAATTTTCTGTTTATACCTTGCCTTTAGTGAATTTGGCAATATAAAACTTGGTTCGGATTACGACAAACCTGATTACTCAAACCTTACCTGGTTTGCCATGTTATTTAGCGCCGGTATGGGAATAGGGCTTGTTTTCTGGGGAATAGCAGAACCGATATACCATTACATAGACCCCCCTATGGGAATACCGGGACAAACCCCGGAGGCAGGTGCTACTGCGCTCCGTTATTCTTTTTTTCACTGGGGACTGCATCCATGGTCAATTTATGGAATTATTGCACTTACTCTTGCTTATTTTCAGTTCCGTAAAAAAACTGCGGGCCTGGTTAGCTCCACTTTTTTTCCGCTTCTGGGGGAAAGGGTAAAAGGACCGTTAGGGCAAGCTATAGATATACTAGCTATCATTGCTACTGTATTTGGGGTAGCTACTTCACTGGGCCTAGGTGCACTGCAAATAAATGGCGGCCTATCCCATATCTTTGGTGTTGCCAATAATCCAACCACGCAACTTATGGTAATATTGATCGTCACAGTATTATATATGCTTTCCGCCAACACCGGCCTAAACAAGGGAATTAAAATTTTAAGTAACCTCAATATAACAGTGGCGATTGGTCTGCTGTTATTTGTACTATTGCTGGGACCAACCACTTTTATATTCGACACATTTACCACCACTTTAGGTAGTTATTTGCAGAATATAATCCAAATGAGCTTACGGTTAACCCCCTTTACCCAGGGCACCTGGATAGGACAGTGGACTTTATTTTACTGGGCGTGGTGGATTGCCTGGGCACCCTTTGTAGGCACCTTTATAGCACGTATATCCAAGGGCAGGACAATTAGGGAATTTATCTTGGGGGTCTTAATCGCACCCAGTATTTTTAGTTTCCTTTGGTTCGCTGCTTTTGGTGGAACCGCTTTAAATATGGAGATGTTTCAAAACATAGGCATAGCGGCGGCCGTTCAGGCGGATGTATCTTCCGCCTTATTCATCACCCTGGAACATCTCCCTTTGGGAATGATCATTTCTCTTTTGGCTACCACGCTAATCATTACTTTTTTCATTACATCGGCTGATTCAGCTACGTTTGTTTTAGGTATGCTCTCAACCGACGGCAGTCTCAACCCTACAACAAAAGTCAAAATAATATGGGGTATCCTTCAATCATCAACGGCCATGGTACTGCTACTAAGCGGAGGGCTTGAAGGGCTGCAAACAATGGCAATTTTAGCGGCGTTGCCATTTTCGATAATTATGTTACTTATGTGTTTTTCGATTTATAAAGCTTTGAGAGAGGAAATAAAACCAAAGCTACGCAAAACGTCAAATAGACAATTCTAA
- a CDS encoding polyprenyl synthetase family protein, with translation MIFDFFSEIKTELSVVEDELKNAVKSSDPLLTETATHLINAGGKRLRPAFCLLGGKFYNFNMDKLVPIAVALELIHMASLVHDDVVDSSLTRRGIPTVRAKWGNRISTHIGDYLLGKSLILISRYEEPLIPRVLADTSVKMSEGEILQISTTYNTDQNIKDYFYRINRKTALLISASCQLGAVACGAPQHLHQSLRRFGHHIGMAFQITDDILDMTAEQIKLGKPVGGDLRQGIITLPTIYALKESSDRNRLHEIIQKIDKSEEEVHEAIDLITRCGGIEYSAAIANQYIAKAKKELTKLPDVPVKKTMQIIADFIGVRKF, from the coding sequence ATGATATTTGATTTCTTCAGCGAAATAAAAACAGAATTAAGCGTTGTGGAAGATGAGCTAAAAAATGCTGTAAAATCTTCCGATCCGTTACTAACGGAAACAGCTACGCATTTGATTAACGCGGGCGGCAAGCGTCTGCGCCCTGCTTTCTGCCTGCTGGGCGGCAAATTTTACAACTTCAATATGGACAAATTGGTTCCCATAGCGGTGGCATTGGAACTAATTCACATGGCCAGTCTGGTGCATGATGATGTTGTGGACTCATCCCTGACCCGAAGGGGTATTCCCACTGTCAGAGCCAAATGGGGCAACCGCATTTCCACCCATATTGGCGACTATTTGCTGGGTAAATCTTTAATACTAATTTCCCGTTATGAGGAGCCATTGATACCTAGAGTGCTGGCAGATACCAGCGTAAAAATGAGTGAAGGGGAAATACTGCAGATTTCCACGACCTATAATACCGATCAGAATATTAAAGATTATTTTTATCGTATTAACCGGAAAACCGCCCTTTTAATATCAGCCTCTTGCCAATTGGGAGCTGTAGCCTGTGGTGCTCCACAGCACTTACATCAATCCCTCCGCAGGTTTGGTCACCATATTGGTATGGCCTTTCAAATAACGGATGATATTCTGGACATGACTGCCGAGCAAATCAAATTGGGTAAGCCGGTGGGCGGTGACTTAAGGCAGGGCATTATAACTTTGCCAACAATTTACGCACTTAAAGAAAGCAGTGACCGAAACCGGCTGCATGAAATCATACAAAAAATTGATAAGAGTGAAGAAGAAGTTCACGAAGCCATTGATTTGATCACCCGGTGCGGAGGTATAGAATATTCAGCGGCTATCGCTAATCAATATATTGCCAAAGCAAAAAAAGAATTGACCAAGCTGCCCGATGTACCAGTTAAAAAAACCATGCAAATCATTGCTGATTTTATTGGTGTCAGGAAGTTCTAA